From a region of the Leptospira kmetyi serovar Malaysia str. Bejo-Iso9 genome:
- a CDS encoding site-2 protease family protein, translating into MFILTFLTLTFQSEFLEIPFLSMQYLKELFFLRLPYSLSLIVILLAHEMGHFLAARYYGVKATWPYFIPIPFAPIGTMGAVIKILEPIRNKKQLFDIGIWGPLMSLILSVPCYVLGIYWSSLVPMESVQGNPGVISFGESIFTITVNQWILGPFDPRVQDVWIHPLAQAGWVGLLVTAINLLPFGQLDGGHVIYSIFGEKYRNWIYYLFIGFLLLCLWNFSWLLWGFLIYFIIKVEHPFVPDPVVPLDRVRKIGGLLILFALLFIFVPSPIQIGTDIHRPGLAEELWISLKSVFSGI; encoded by the coding sequence TTGTTTATCCTTACCTTTTTGACTCTCACGTTTCAGAGCGAATTCTTAGAAATTCCCTTCTTGTCGATGCAGTATTTAAAAGAACTATTTTTTCTTAGACTGCCTTATTCCCTTTCCTTGATCGTAATTCTTTTGGCTCACGAGATGGGACATTTTTTAGCGGCCCGATATTACGGCGTTAAGGCGACTTGGCCTTATTTTATTCCGATTCCGTTCGCTCCGATCGGAACTATGGGTGCGGTGATAAAAATTCTCGAGCCGATCCGAAATAAAAAACAACTCTTCGACATCGGGATCTGGGGTCCGTTGATGAGTTTGATTCTTTCCGTTCCTTGTTATGTTTTAGGAATCTATTGGTCTTCTTTGGTTCCGATGGAAAGCGTTCAAGGAAATCCGGGAGTCATTTCTTTCGGAGAATCCATTTTTACGATCACGGTCAATCAATGGATCTTGGGACCTTTTGATCCCCGCGTTCAGGATGTATGGATTCATCCTTTGGCGCAAGCGGGTTGGGTCGGTCTTCTTGTAACCGCGATCAATCTTCTTCCGTTCGGGCAACTTGACGGAGGTCACGTAATTTATTCCATTTTTGGTGAAAAATATAGAAATTGGATTTATTATCTTTTTATAGGCTTTTTACTTTTATGTCTTTGGAATTTTTCCTGGTTACTGTGGGGTTTCCTAATTTATTTCATCATAAAAGTAGAACACCCTTTTGTCCCTGACCCGGTGGTTCCCTTGGATCGAGTTCGAAAAATCGGCGGCCTTTTGATTTTATTCGCGCTGCTATTTATCTTCGTACCTTCTCCCATCCAAATCGGAACTGATATACACAGACCCGGTCTTGCAGAGGAGCTATGGATTTCACTCAAGTCAGTTTTTTCAGGTATTTAG
- a CDS encoding MATE family efflux transporter codes for MRSRFYRLTFYNILANITVPLTGLADTAILGNLDTPIFMAGAALSGILFDFIFWMFGFLRMGTTGLTAQASGEKDEKESLMILARSLGLAFFFGTLILLFSPWIREFGFQILQGDSNVKAAGLSYFDARIPGSIAVLCNYVFTGWFLGRERSSYVLIATIAGNGINVALDIWFILDLGWDAYGAGLATSISQFGMLAVFVFLFFREWKLIPDLKLSFLRDKHLFSLGGFSSLLHLNRDIFLRTLFLILTFSLFRNFSSEAGTEILAANSILLQLILVSAYLVDGAAFATESLAGNIYGERNWKLLKELLSLAVSVSLIFTSVFLAFTYLFPSLTFGMITKSETVLFLLNEYKIWLFPVLEIGAVAFILDGFFIGLTKGRILRNSMLVSTSLFFFPMAYLGKIQKDNHLLWLSLALLMFGRTLTLSIQARKFFLNSPLQTPIEPQAKTNP; via the coding sequence TTGAGATCCCGATTTTATAGACTTACTTTTTACAACATTCTCGCGAACATCACGGTTCCTCTGACGGGCTTGGCCGACACGGCTATATTAGGAAATCTTGATACACCCATTTTTATGGCCGGAGCCGCGTTATCCGGAATTCTGTTCGATTTTATCTTTTGGATGTTCGGCTTTTTAAGAATGGGAACGACCGGATTGACCGCTCAGGCTTCCGGGGAAAAAGACGAAAAAGAATCCCTTATGATTTTGGCCCGATCCTTGGGATTGGCTTTTTTTTTCGGAACGTTGATTCTTCTTTTTTCTCCTTGGATTCGAGAATTCGGATTTCAAATCCTTCAAGGCGATTCGAACGTCAAAGCGGCGGGACTTTCTTATTTTGACGCGAGAATTCCAGGTTCCATCGCGGTTCTTTGCAATTACGTTTTTACCGGTTGGTTTTTAGGACGGGAAAGAAGTTCCTATGTTTTGATTGCGACCATCGCAGGAAACGGAATCAACGTTGCGCTCGATATTTGGTTCATTCTCGATTTGGGTTGGGACGCGTACGGAGCCGGTTTGGCAACGAGCATCAGTCAATTCGGGATGTTAGCGGTTTTCGTTTTTTTATTCTTCAGAGAATGGAAATTGATACCGGATTTAAAGTTATCATTCCTTCGCGATAAACATCTATTTTCGCTCGGCGGATTTTCTTCTCTCCTTCATTTGAATCGGGATATTTTTCTAAGAACCTTGTTTTTGATTCTTACGTTTAGCTTGTTTCGAAATTTCAGTTCGGAAGCCGGTACGGAAATCTTAGCGGCCAATTCGATTCTTCTTCAGCTGATTCTTGTAAGCGCGTATTTGGTCGACGGAGCGGCTTTTGCCACGGAAAGTTTGGCCGGAAACATTTACGGAGAAAGGAATTGGAAACTTTTGAAAGAACTTCTTTCACTCGCGGTTTCGGTGAGTTTGATTTTCACTTCGGTATTTCTCGCGTTCACGTATTTATTTCCGAGTCTTACGTTCGGAATGATCACCAAAAGCGAGACCGTTTTGTTTTTGTTAAACGAATATAAGATTTGGCTGTTTCCCGTTTTGGAAATCGGAGCCGTTGCGTTTATTCTGGACGGATTTTTTATCGGACTTACAAAAGGGAGAATTCTCCGCAACTCGATGTTAGTCAGCACATCGCTTTTCTTTTTTCCGATGGCCTATCTCGGAAAAATACAAAAGGACAATCATCTCCTTTGGCTTTCGTTGGCTCTTCTTATGTTCGGAAGAACCTTGACCTTATCGATTCAAGCGAGAAAATTCTTTCTTAATTCTCCGTTACAAACGCCGATCGAACCGCAAGCGAAGACGAACCCGTAA
- a CDS encoding dicarboxylate/amino acid:cation symporter has product MPVFEKLNSLSAKILNHLKEKLWLKILIGMNAGIFAGILLGSDLSLVERNVAQLITSWLVIPGLIFIALLQMIMVPLIFSSIILGICSAENLENVKKLGIRTLIYFVLTTFIAVAIGIAWALWLEPGKSTIQIKNALNSKIPAPTSIPTLDKYPELFMSFFPKNPFLSITQGEMLNVIVFSILIGIAILSVSKDLSKPILELLNSVFQISMKIVNWAMALTPFAVFGLMAKAISSIGAELLLTLGVYMSTVLLGLISVLVLYSIILIFLARRNPIDFFKKIAGLQLLAFSTSSSAAVMPVSIKTATENLKVKKNIAEFIIPVGATVNMDGTALYQAVATIFLAQYYGIDLAPTQLIFLLFATVGASIGTPSTPGIGIVILATILAGLGIPTEGIGIILGVDRFLDMCRTTINVTGDITASCVMDRMS; this is encoded by the coding sequence ATGCCGGTCTTTGAGAAACTAAATTCCCTCAGCGCGAAGATTTTAAACCATTTAAAAGAGAAACTCTGGTTAAAAATCTTAATCGGAATGAATGCCGGAATTTTTGCCGGAATTTTACTCGGTTCCGATCTGTCTTTAGTGGAGCGCAATGTCGCTCAACTGATTACTTCCTGGCTTGTTATACCCGGACTTATCTTCATCGCCCTTTTACAGATGATTATGGTGCCTCTGATCTTCTCTTCTATTATTCTCGGAATTTGCTCCGCAGAAAACTTAGAGAATGTCAAAAAACTCGGAATTAGAACCTTAATTTATTTTGTTTTAACGACCTTCATTGCAGTCGCGATCGGAATCGCTTGGGCGCTTTGGTTGGAGCCCGGAAAGTCCACGATTCAAATTAAGAATGCTTTGAATTCCAAAATCCCCGCTCCGACTTCGATTCCGACCTTGGATAAATATCCGGAATTGTTTATGTCATTCTTCCCAAAGAATCCGTTTCTTTCCATCACTCAAGGGGAGATGTTAAACGTGATCGTGTTTTCCATTCTGATCGGAATCGCGATTCTTTCCGTGTCAAAAGATCTTTCCAAACCGATTTTGGAACTCTTGAATTCCGTTTTTCAAATCAGTATGAAAATCGTAAACTGGGCGATGGCTCTGACCCCGTTTGCGGTCTTCGGTTTAATGGCAAAGGCGATATCTTCGATTGGAGCGGAACTTCTTCTTACTTTGGGAGTTTATATGAGCACCGTTTTGCTCGGATTGATTTCGGTGCTCGTTCTGTATTCGATCATTCTTATTTTTTTAGCGAGAAGGAATCCGATCGACTTCTTCAAGAAAATCGCCGGTTTACAACTCCTCGCTTTTTCCACTTCGAGTTCGGCGGCGGTGATGCCCGTTTCGATCAAAACGGCTACGGAAAATCTAAAGGTTAAAAAGAATATCGCGGAATTTATCATCCCCGTCGGCGCGACCGTGAACATGGATGGAACCGCTCTTTACCAAGCCGTTGCCACGATTTTTTTAGCGCAGTATTACGGAATCGATTTGGCTCCGACTCAGTTGATCTTTCTTCTTTTTGCAACGGTCGGCGCTTCGATCGGAACGCCGAGTACTCCTGGAATCGGAATCGTGATTTTGGCGACGATCCTCGCCGGACTCGGAATTCCAACCGAGGGAATCGGAATTATCTTAGGCGTAGATCGTTTTCTGGATATGTGTAGAACCACGATCAACGTGACCGGAGATATAACCGCGTCCTGCGTAATGGACAGGATGAGTTGA
- a CDS encoding SpoIIE family protein phosphatase has translation MGLDFLRSDLILFNYYSFGSLLVTITAFFLAAFFISLKRKTVATYHLGIAFLVFGLFEIGYFMAAFYYHPIAAYHRWMTGCLILPAVTHFTQFFIRYPGNVNKKIGFWVMIFEHVLGLIVACFFIYLTFISEKIYHFTAHHWDFNALIASKYLAFIIAFYCIIAFIVVPAWRIITDKEKKRFAIFLFSIGFMIAAFYPNISNVLSRDGYMERSTYMTSNVIFFIAAFSVVVIAFINNSTERTTFMVKIVGITLFTICLIMQALVFISNQDKESEYDSLHLVNSERVLESGQKNNEVQYTLRYDEKTGELITTDYDSKYGLDLTLVKVDLQNTLIYEEIAALKEDNFRENLKLILDGSPEYFAGYKDAIYKFVKENSSLNSKELKKALLKHAEKLNKDAFVNTNKLQGISPDSFCEEGKSYLEKNKDLESFKNGILKNLDGCSWKGKSVSGKELKAEFLKYFSYFKPAETRHYRRSMDGLGHHVAFMKYIPAKKQVVELGFSYKKYREFMHPTSVKQTIILFAVIFVVLVLFPLFFKSSLVDPLNNLLSGVEKVNKGDLDVQVPVKVRDEIGFLADSFNSMVSSIKQARRELQDYAENLEEKVKERTQEVQEKMEEVQRLKVQQDGDYFLTSLLAKPLFYNANKSKLVHTEFTLKQKKQFEFRGKHSDLGGDICVTGNLRLGTPDSYKRYTMAMNGDAMGKSMQGAGGALVMGVVMNSIMARSAANNRILEKTPAEWLSEVYQEIHSVFKSFNGSMVISAVIFLIEEETGKCFYFNAEHPFSVLYRDGKASFLEEGLQLRKLGLDSEFDFQVKTFELKKGDVLILGSDGRDDIDLTPEETVRTINEDENLFLRNVEKGKGVLEDIESEIRKYGELTDDLSLLKIEFQTEKKKDELDEMFTGGDRIEVALNPDVIYEDAKQLYKTGKVDQALELLKTGYTHDTANQKINKLLGLLSFKGKDYTTAIEVLNNYLKTDPGLHEYWFYLSIANKKVGKYEQALQASLKLRDIQPENLSNLVNLSDIYRLTDQFDLAEEVARKLMHLDPGNQNGERLLKLIERDRA, from the coding sequence ATGGGATTAGATTTTCTGAGATCAGATTTGATTCTGTTCAACTATTATTCCTTTGGAAGTCTTTTAGTAACGATTACTGCCTTCTTCCTCGCCGCTTTCTTTATCAGCCTAAAACGAAAGACGGTCGCCACCTATCATCTCGGAATCGCTTTTTTAGTATTCGGTCTTTTTGAAATCGGATATTTTATGGCCGCATTTTACTATCATCCCATCGCGGCTTATCACAGATGGATGACCGGATGTTTGATTCTTCCGGCGGTTACTCATTTTACCCAATTTTTTATCCGTTATCCGGGCAACGTAAATAAGAAGATCGGTTTTTGGGTGATGATCTTCGAGCACGTTCTCGGGCTTATCGTAGCTTGTTTTTTTATCTATCTCACTTTTATTTCGGAAAAGATTTATCACTTCACGGCGCATCACTGGGACTTCAACGCGTTGATCGCGAGTAAATATCTCGCGTTCATCATCGCGTTTTACTGTATCATTGCGTTTATCGTGGTGCCCGCTTGGAGAATCATCACCGATAAGGAGAAAAAGAGATTTGCGATCTTTCTTTTTTCCATCGGGTTTATGATCGCGGCTTTTTATCCGAACATTTCCAACGTGTTGAGTCGAGACGGTTATATGGAGAGATCCACATACATGACCTCGAACGTCATCTTCTTTATCGCGGCGTTTTCGGTCGTGGTGATCGCCTTCATCAACAACAGTACCGAAAGAACGACCTTCATGGTTAAGATCGTCGGTATCACTTTGTTTACGATCTGTTTGATCATGCAGGCGCTCGTATTCATTTCGAATCAGGATAAGGAATCCGAATACGATAGTTTACACCTCGTAAACAGCGAACGCGTTTTGGAAAGCGGTCAAAAGAATAACGAAGTTCAATACACGCTTCGTTACGACGAAAAAACTGGAGAATTGATCACCACAGATTACGATTCGAAATACGGCTTGGATCTTACGCTCGTAAAAGTGGATTTGCAGAACACTTTGATCTACGAGGAAATCGCGGCTCTCAAAGAAGATAACTTCCGTGAAAATCTGAAACTCATTCTCGACGGATCTCCGGAATACTTTGCCGGTTACAAGGACGCGATCTATAAGTTCGTTAAGGAGAATTCTTCCCTAAACTCCAAAGAGTTGAAGAAAGCTCTTTTGAAACATGCAGAAAAGCTAAATAAGGACGCTTTCGTTAATACGAACAAACTTCAAGGGATCAGCCCCGATTCCTTTTGCGAAGAAGGTAAATCCTATCTTGAAAAGAACAAGGATTTGGAATCTTTTAAGAACGGGATTCTCAAGAATCTGGACGGATGTTCTTGGAAAGGAAAAAGCGTTTCCGGAAAGGAACTCAAAGCCGAGTTTTTGAAATACTTCAGTTACTTTAAACCGGCGGAAACACGCCACTACCGTAGAAGTATGGACGGACTCGGGCATCACGTCGCTTTTATGAAATACATTCCTGCGAAGAAGCAGGTCGTCGAGCTTGGATTCTCCTATAAAAAATACCGCGAGTTTATGCACCCGACTTCGGTGAAACAAACGATCATTCTTTTCGCGGTGATCTTCGTCGTTCTCGTCTTATTTCCATTATTCTTCAAAAGCAGTCTCGTCGATCCTTTGAACAATCTCTTATCCGGGGTGGAAAAGGTAAACAAAGGGGATCTGGACGTTCAAGTTCCCGTAAAAGTACGGGACGAGATCGGATTTTTGGCGGATTCGTTCAACTCGATGGTTTCTTCAATCAAACAAGCTCGAAGAGAACTTCAAGATTACGCGGAGAATTTGGAAGAAAAGGTAAAAGAAAGAACCCAAGAGGTTCAGGAAAAAATGGAAGAAGTCCAAAGGCTGAAAGTTCAGCAGGACGGGGATTACTTCCTCACTTCTCTTCTGGCAAAGCCTCTTTTTTACAACGCCAACAAATCGAAGTTGGTTCATACTGAATTTACTCTAAAGCAGAAAAAACAATTCGAGTTCCGCGGAAAACATTCGGATCTCGGCGGCGATATCTGCGTTACCGGAAATCTTCGTTTAGGAACTCCCGATAGTTATAAACGTTATACGATGGCGATGAACGGCGACGCGATGGGAAAATCCATGCAGGGCGCCGGTGGCGCGTTGGTGATGGGGGTCGTGATGAATTCCATCATGGCTCGTTCCGCGGCGAACAATCGAATTTTGGAAAAAACTCCCGCCGAATGGTTGAGCGAAGTTTATCAGGAGATTCATTCGGTTTTTAAATCGTTTAACGGAAGTATGGTGATTTCCGCCGTGATCTTTTTGATCGAAGAAGAAACCGGAAAATGTTTTTACTTCAACGCGGAACATCCTTTCAGCGTTTTGTATCGCGACGGAAAAGCCAGCTTTTTGGAAGAAGGTCTTCAACTCAGAAAACTCGGTTTGGATTCGGAATTCGATTTTCAAGTTAAGACTTTCGAACTCAAAAAAGGCGACGTTTTGATTCTCGGATCGGACGGCCGCGACGATATCGACTTAACTCCGGAAGAAACCGTGAGAACCATCAACGAGGATGAGAATCTATTCTTAAGAAACGTCGAAAAAGGAAAAGGTGTTCTCGAAGACATCGAATCCGAAATCCGTAAATACGGAGAATTGACGGACGACCTTTCCTTACTTAAGATCGAATTCCAAACGGAAAAGAAAAAAGACGAACTCGACGAGATGTTTACCGGCGGAGATAGAATCGAAGTCGCATTAAATCCGGACGTGATCTACGAGGACGCGAAACAACTCTATAAAACCGGCAAGGTCGATCAGGCCCTCGAACTTCTTAAGACGGGTTATACGCACGACACCGCAAATCAAAAGATCAATAAACTTTTAGGACTTTTGAGTTTTAAAGGAAAAGATTATACGACAGCGATCGAAGTTTTGAACAACTATCTCAAAACCGATCCGGGGCTGCACGAATACTGGTTCTATCTTTCCATCGCGAATAAAAAAGTCGGTAAATACGAACAAGCTCTTCAAGCGAGTTTGAAACTGAGAGACATTCAACCCGAGAATTTATCGAACCTCGTCAATCTTTCGGATATCTATCGTTTGACCGATCAATTCGATTTAGCTGAAGAAGTAGCTCGTAAACTCATGCATCTCGATCCAGGTAATCAGAACGGGGAAAGACTTTTAAAACTCATCGAAAGAGATCGTGCGTAA
- a CDS encoding SpoIIE family protein phosphatase — protein sequence MGETGSIWDNILLNYYSFGSLLSFLTSMLISGVFLFIDKKVSSTKHLALGAFLLGIFQFGYVFAAVLYHPFAAYHRWITAGLILPAILHIGQFVARYPENDFPRFNRITTIVLWIVAVLAVGYFCFSTWNASVKYHFTAHHWDFNAENVSRTIAIIIFSYVFINFVAIPIWRIVHLHGKTRWIIFGFMMSFLIGGTVPVVANLLSRDGYIERSIYLTSIVLLFMAAFFIILILYLNFSVEKTSFMLKIVGITFVTVLIIMQALVYISNQDKESEYDTLSQIHMERALEGGSVEDGISYVIKWNKSKNTFDQERYDSKIHPNQEQLEIDFKNTLLYEEIFNLQEEGFRESLVKLVEASHENFGGYRYSIVNFLKENPDLEGKALKAALNKELSRLGLYVFVASNKLDNIFAEDFCAKGKSYLDGAKEVKMFRISLEYRWNFCKWDGKTVTPAQLKEEVLNYFRPFVPSLTRYYRKKDVGDHSLHYIGFIKYDRERDNVSEVGFSYRAYREFMHPTALKQIIVLGVVIVVIILLFPLFFRGSLVSPLNDLLSGVEKVNDGSLDVQVPIRVKDEIGFLADSFNNMVSSIRDARKELQDYAEHLATKVKLRTEELSEKIEEFQRLKIQQDGDYFLTSLLAKPLNYNASKSNRISTQFLLRQKKQFEFKGKKADLGGDICVTGNLRLGTPSDFKRYVFAMNGDAMGKSMQGAGGSLVMGVVINSILARSAADNRILDISPEQWLTETYEEINAVFKSFNGSMVISASCFLIEEESGKAFYFNAEHPFTVLYRDGRATFLDSSLTLRKIGLESEYPFQVFTTMMREGDVLIIGSDGKDDLDLTPEKDTRSINEDETLFLKTVEAGQGNIEQIEHLIYKNGEITDDLSLLRIEYGVEQTNAVPSSFDVDKSGVFSFNEEAQDWSVSYSHARQLYKDGNVKEAIDELADLYSKTPEDSKVIKLLGLLSFKDKDYVKAVEILGKYLEVDPELSEYWYYLSVANKKLGRFPEAISASEKAIVKQPENANNLVNLSDLYRLQHEYERAKEFAIKALDLDPQNENAKKILKKLENQV from the coding sequence ATGGGCGAAACAGGATCGATCTGGGACAATATACTTCTCAATTATTATTCGTTCGGAAGTTTGTTATCTTTTTTAACTTCCATGCTCATTTCCGGTGTTTTTCTTTTTATCGATAAAAAAGTATCGAGCACGAAACATCTCGCATTAGGCGCCTTCCTGTTGGGGATATTCCAATTCGGTTATGTATTTGCGGCGGTTCTGTATCATCCTTTTGCGGCTTATCATCGCTGGATCACTGCCGGATTGATTCTTCCCGCGATTCTTCATATCGGACAATTCGTAGCGCGATATCCCGAAAACGATTTTCCGCGATTCAATCGGATTACTACGATCGTTCTTTGGATCGTGGCCGTGCTCGCCGTGGGTTACTTTTGTTTTTCCACTTGGAACGCTTCCGTTAAATATCACTTCACCGCGCATCATTGGGACTTCAACGCGGAGAACGTAAGTAGAACGATTGCGATCATAATTTTCAGTTACGTGTTCATCAACTTTGTCGCGATTCCTATCTGGAGAATCGTGCACCTTCACGGCAAAACACGCTGGATCATTTTCGGATTTATGATGTCCTTTTTGATCGGCGGAACCGTTCCCGTGGTCGCCAATCTTTTGAGCCGAGACGGTTATATCGAAAGATCGATTTATCTGACTTCGATCGTTCTTTTGTTTATGGCCGCGTTCTTTATCATTCTGATCTTATATTTGAATTTCTCGGTCGAAAAAACTTCCTTCATGCTTAAGATCGTAGGAATCACTTTCGTTACGGTTTTGATCATCATGCAAGCGTTGGTGTACATCTCCAACCAAGACAAAGAATCCGAGTACGACACGCTCAGTCAAATTCACATGGAAAGAGCTTTGGAGGGCGGGAGCGTAGAGGATGGAATATCCTATGTAATCAAGTGGAATAAATCCAAGAACACTTTCGATCAGGAAAGATACGATTCTAAGATTCATCCCAATCAAGAACAGCTAGAAATCGATTTTAAGAACACGCTTTTATACGAGGAAATATTCAATCTTCAGGAAGAAGGTTTTAGAGAATCCCTTGTAAAACTTGTGGAAGCCTCGCATGAGAATTTCGGAGGTTATCGATATTCCATCGTAAACTTTCTAAAAGAAAATCCGGATCTAGAAGGTAAGGCTCTTAAAGCGGCGCTGAACAAGGAATTGTCCAGACTGGGTCTTTATGTATTCGTCGCTTCTAACAAACTCGATAATATTTTTGCCGAGGATTTTTGCGCAAAGGGAAAAAGTTATTTGGACGGAGCCAAAGAAGTGAAGATGTTTCGGATCTCTTTAGAATATCGTTGGAATTTCTGCAAGTGGGACGGCAAAACCGTAACACCCGCGCAGTTAAAGGAAGAAGTTCTGAATTATTTCCGCCCCTTTGTTCCTTCTTTAACGAGATACTATCGTAAAAAAGACGTGGGCGATCACAGTCTTCACTACATCGGATTTATCAAATACGATCGCGAGAGGGATAACGTAAGCGAAGTGGGTTTCTCTTACAGAGCGTATCGCGAGTTTATGCACCCTACGGCGCTGAAACAAATCATCGTACTCGGCGTCGTGATCGTGGTTATCATTCTTTTATTTCCTTTGTTCTTTAGAGGAAGTCTCGTTTCTCCTTTGAACGATTTGTTAAGCGGTGTGGAAAAGGTGAACGACGGGAGCTTGGACGTGCAGGTTCCGATCCGGGTCAAAGATGAAATCGGATTCTTGGCCGATTCGTTCAACAACATGGTTTCCTCGATCCGAGACGCGAGAAAAGAACTTCAGGATTATGCGGAACACCTCGCTACAAAGGTCAAGTTGAGAACGGAAGAATTGTCCGAAAAGATCGAAGAGTTTCAGCGTCTTAAAATTCAACAGGACGGGGATTATTTTCTAACTTCTCTTTTGGCCAAACCGTTGAACTACAACGCAAGTAAGTCGAATCGGATTTCCACTCAATTCTTACTCAGACAAAAGAAGCAGTTCGAGTTTAAGGGGAAGAAGGCCGATCTCGGCGGCGATATCTGCGTTACCGGAAATCTTCGTTTGGGAACTCCCTCCGATTTCAAACGTTACGTTTTTGCGATGAACGGCGACGCGATGGGCAAGTCCATGCAAGGCGCGGGCGGTTCTCTTGTGATGGGCGTCGTGATCAATTCGATTCTCGCGCGTTCCGCCGCCGACAATCGAATCTTGGATATTTCTCCGGAACAATGGCTTACCGAAACATACGAAGAAATAAACGCGGTTTTCAAATCGTTTAACGGGAGTATGGTGATCTCCGCTTCTTGTTTTTTGATCGAAGAAGAATCGGGTAAAGCCTTTTACTTCAACGCGGAACATCCGTTTACGGTGTTGTATCGGGACGGAAGAGCGACATTTTTGGATTCTTCCTTAACGCTTCGTAAAATCGGATTGGAGTCCGAATATCCGTTTCAGGTTTTTACGACCATGATGCGGGAAGGCGACGTGCTCATCATCGGTTCGGACGGTAAGGACGATCTGGATTTGACGCCCGAAAAAGATACAAGATCGATCAACGAGGACGAAACCTTATTCTTAAAAACGGTGGAAGCCGGCCAAGGAAACATAGAACAAATCGAACATTTGATCTATAAGAACGGAGAGATTACGGACGATCTTTCTCTTTTAAGAATCGAATACGGAGTCGAACAAACGAATGCGGTTCCAAGTTCCTTTGACGTGGACAAGTCCGGCGTTTTTTCCTTCAACGAAGAAGCGCAGGATTGGAGCGTATCCTATTCTCATGCGAGACAGTTGTATAAGGACGGGAACGTAAAGGAAGCGATCGACGAACTCGCGGATCTTTATTCTAAAACGCCGGAAGATTCCAAGGTGATTAAGTTACTCGGTCTTTTGAGTTTTAAGGATAAGGATTATGTGAAGGCCGTAGAAATTTTAGGAAAGTATCTCGAAGTTGATCCGGAACTCAGCGAGTATTGGTATTATCTTTCCGTTGCGAATAAAAAACTCGGAAGATTTCCGGAAGCGATTTCCGCCTCCGAAAAAGCGATCGTAAAACAACCGGAAAACGCGAACAACCTTGTGAACCTTTCGGATTTATACAGACTTCAGCACGAATACGAAAGAGCGAAAGAGTTCGCGATCAAAGCCTTGGATTTGGATCCGCAGAACGAAAACGCGAAGAAGATTCTTAAGAAATTGGAGAATCAGGTTTAA
- a CDS encoding DUF2147 domain-containing protein, with protein MKKFRMIAIFLAFAFISAPAFAGEDDAILGKWWNKEKDAQVDVHKCGTKICGKIIWLKEPVYPAGSTEGTPGTQKVDVNNKDESLRTRPIMGLVFLTNFSYEGEQIWTGGRVYDPKGGKTYDGRLTLRNADTLDLKGGYKVGFMMIGKESTWTRVK; from the coding sequence ATGAAGAAGTTTAGAATGATCGCAATTTTTCTTGCGTTCGCATTTATTTCTGCACCGGCATTTGCAGGTGAAGATGATGCAATTCTTGGAAAATGGTGGAACAAAGAAAAAGACGCACAGGTCGACGTGCACAAATGCGGTACAAAGATTTGCGGAAAAATCATCTGGTTAAAAGAGCCTGTTTATCCTGCGGGAAGCACGGAAGGAACTCCGGGGACTCAAAAAGTAGACGTAAATAATAAAGATGAAAGTCTTCGTACTCGTCCGATTATGGGATTGGTATTCCTTACCAATTTCTCTTACGAAGGCGAACAAATTTGGACCGGTGGAAGAGTTTACGATCCGAAAGGCGGTAAAACGTACGACGGAAGACTTACTTTAAGAAATGCCGATACTCTCGATCTGAAAGGCGGATACAAAGTCGGCTTTATGATGATCGGAAAAGAATCCACTTGGACTCGAGTAAAATAA
- the dcd gene encoding dCTP deaminase, which yields MILTGKEIQKRIDKDIVITPYSEKQLNPNSYNLRLHEELLVYTELPLDMKKPNPAEKLIIPESGLLLKPGVLYLGRTLEFTETHNLVPMLEGRSSIGRLGMLVHVTAGFGDVGFKGFWTLEISVIQPLIVYPGVEVCQIFYHTLEGQITEYTSGKYQANQGIQPSMLYKDFEK from the coding sequence ATGATTCTTACAGGAAAAGAAATTCAAAAACGAATCGATAAAGACATCGTAATCACTCCCTATTCTGAAAAACAACTCAACCCGAATTCTTACAACTTAAGATTACACGAAGAACTTTTGGTTTATACCGAACTTCCTCTGGATATGAAAAAACCGAACCCCGCGGAGAAGTTGATTATACCGGAAAGCGGACTTCTTCTAAAACCCGGAGTTTTGTATTTAGGGAGAACCTTGGAGTTCACCGAAACGCATAACTTGGTTCCGATGCTCGAAGGAAGATCTTCGATCGGAAGATTGGGAATGCTCGTTCACGTAACTGCGGGATTCGGCGACGTCGGGTTTAAAGGATTCTGGACTTTGGAAATTTCCGTGATTCAACCTCTGATCGTATATCCGGGCGTCGAAGTTTGTCAGATTTTTTATCACACGCTCGAAGGACAAATAACGGAATATACATCCGGAAAATACCAGGCGAATCAGGGAATCCAACCTTCGATGTTATATAAAGATTTCGAGAAGTAG